GAGTTAGGTATCTATCCGGCAGTGGATCCATTGGATTCTACTTCACGTATCCTTTCTCCGGCAGTATTAGGAGATGAGCACTACAATACAGCTCAGCGCGTAAAAGAAATTTTGCAACGTTATAAAGAACTTCAGGATATCATCGCTATCTTAGGTATGGATGAATTATCTGAAGAAGATAAGCAGACAGTTCACCGTGCACGTCGTGTACAACGTTTCTTGTCTCAGCCATTCCACGTAGCAGAGCAGTTTACAGGCTTAAAAGGTGTATTAGTAGACATCAAAGATACCATCAAAGGATTTAACATGATCATTGACGGTGAAGTCGATGAATACCCTGAAGCAGCTTTCAACTTAGTAGGTAGCATAGAAGAAGCTATTGAAAAAGGTAAAAAATTATTAGCAGAAGCAGTATAAATAAGTAGTTAGTATTTAGTAATTAGTAGTCAGACGACCGACAAACAGTCAATTGCTGCTAATTACTATGTAAAAAAGTCTAAATACGTAATACTTACTACTAAATACTATTAAAATAAATGAAACTCACAATTATTACTCCAGACAAGTTGGCTTATGAAGGCGACGTTACAGCAGTAACTGTCCCTGGCTCTGCCGGCTCATTTCAAATATTAAAAAACCACGCACCTATTGTCTCTACTTTAGAGGATGGTCCGGTTATTATTAAGGCTGGAAACAATGAAGAGGTCCTTAACATTAAAGGTGGAGTAATTGAAGTAAAAAATAATGTCATTATTGTCCTGGCAGAGGGCATTATACAAGAATAGTAATTAAGATTTTTTAATCACTTTATAAGCCCTTAAAACAAGTCGTTTTAAGGGCTTATTTTTTTGAAGTTTATTCAGCAAAATGACGATTTCAGGAAGAAAATTGACCAAAATCAAAATTTTGCAAAAAACCATAAAGTATACCGATTTTAATTTTGGTCTACTTTGAATATTAAATAATATCGAAAAATTAAATTTTAATAAAATTATATTTTGTAAAAACATATATTACAAAATAAAAAACTATTTCAAAATAATGAGTTACCCTATTGGTTAGTATTTTTATTCGTCCTATCTTACAATTATCAAATTGAGGGGATCTTCTGTACCTTCCTTTGACAGATAAAAATGAGGAATAAATCCATAGGTATTTTAATTCAACACAACAGCAAATCATAAGGTATGCAATATTATAATAACAATACACTTATCTACTTAGATGGGGACTTTGTAAAAGCGTCCCAGGCAGGTGTTGATTTCTATGGTCAGGCATTACATTATGGATATGGTGCATTCGAAGGTTTACGCGCATACAACACCCATAACGGAACCCGGATCTTCAAAGCTGAGCAGCACTTTGAAAGACTACAGCAGTCCTGTGAAGCCATCAATATCCCGTACACCTGGAATAATCGGGAACTGGTTGACAAGACCTACGAACTGCTTGCCCTGAATAATCTGCGGGAAGCCTATATCCGTCCGTTGGTTCTTTCGGGGGCCAATATGCACCTTACCTCAGCTACAGATTCAAAAATACTTATTGCAGCATGGGAATGGGGACCTTATCTGGGACAAAACCTGTTGAAAGTGTGTATTTCCAATATCCAACGCCCAAATCCGAAAGCTTTCCCTGTGAATTCAAAGATCAGCGGTCAGTATATCAACTCGATCATGGCCAGCAGTGAAGCCATCAAAAAAGGATTTGATGAAGCGCTATTATTGGATCAGAATGGTTTCGTAGTACAGGCATCAAGTGAGAATCTGTTTATTGAAAAAGATTTCAGGATCTATACAGCTCCTCAACAGGATGCCTTCCCGGGAATAACCCGTCAGACAGTAATTAATATCTGTAAAAATCTGAATTTCGAAATCATTGAAAAATCACTTACTGTAGAAGAAGTATATGCTGCAGACAGCGCCTTCCTCTGCGGTACTGCTGCCGAGATCATAGGCATCAGACAAGTTGATCACATAGAATATAAAGAAGATTGGGAGCATACAATCGGTGCTTCCATACAAAGAAGATATAAAAACCTAGTATTAGAGAACGAAAACTATGAAGTCATCATCTAACGGCGAGAATCAAATGAATAAATACAGCCGTACGTTTACACAAGACGAAACACAACCAGCAGCCAAAGCTATGCTATACGGAATCGGTCTTACCGATGCAGATATGGATAAAGCTCAGGTCGGCATTGCAAGCATGGGATATGATGGAAATACTTGTAATATGCACCTGAATGATCTGGCACAAGTGGTCAAAAAAGGAGTCTGGGAAAGCGAACTGGTAGGATTGACTTTTGGAACAATAGGTGTGAGTGACGGTATGAGTAATGGTACAGAAGGTATGCGCTACTCGTTAGTAAGCCGTGATGTCATAGCCGACAGTATAGAAACAATCTGTGGCGGACAGTACTATGACGGATTGATTGCTATCCCGGGTTGTGACAAGAACATGCCGGGTGCTGTTATCGCTATGGGTCGCCTGAACCGTCCTTCTATAATGGTATACGGAGGAACAATAGCTCCGGGACATTATAAAGGGGAAGAACTGAATATTGTGTCGGCATTTGAGGCATTAGGACAAAAAATCTGTGGAAATCTGTCTGATGAGGACTATGAAGGAATCATCAAGCATACCTGTCCGGGCGCAGGAGCCTGCGGAGGAATGTACACCGCAAATACAATGGCATCTGCCATTGAAGCCTTAGGGATGAGTTTACCCTATTCATCTTCTAATCCGGCAGTTTCATCAGATAAAAAAGAGGAATGCCTTCAGGCAGGGAAATACATTCGTACACTGTTGGAAAAAGATATCAAGCCTTCAGATATCATGACGCGTAAAGCTTTTGAAAATGCGCTTAGAGCAATTGTAATCTTAGGCGGCAGTACCAATGCCGTATTACACTTTATCGCGATCGGAAAAGCCGTAGGAGTCGATATCACACAGGATGATTTTCAACGCATGAGTGATGAAACTCCTGTACTGGCGGATTTCAAACCATCAGGAAAATATCTGATGCAGGATCTCCATCAATATGGAGGTACGCCTGCAGTATTGAAATATTTACTGGATGAGGGATTATTACACGGAGATTGTCTGACTGTTACTGGGAAAACATTAGCAGAGAATCTTGCGGACGTAAAATCCATCATGGACTATGATCAAAAGATCATTCAGCCATTGAGCAATCCGATCAAACCAAGCGGTCACCTTCAGATTCTATACGGTAATCTGGCAGAAAAAGGTTCTGTAGCCAAGATCTCAGGTAAAGAAGGTGAGAAATTCACCGGTCCTGCCCGTGTTTTTGACGGAGAGCAGAATCTGATCCGCGGAATTCAGGATGGTACTGTAAAAAAAGGTGACGTAGTCGTTATCATCAACGAAGGTCCTGTAGGAGCTCCTGGTATGCCGGAAATGTTAAAGCCTACATCTGCTATTATCGGAGCAGGACTCGGAAAATCTGTAGCCCTCATCACAGACGGACGCTTCTCCGGAGGTACACACGGATTTGTAGTGGGACACATTACACCGGAATCTTATCAGGGAGGTCTGATCGGATTAGTAGAAAATGATGATATCATCGAAATAGATGCTGTCAATAATACCATCAATCTGAAAGTAGACGATGCCACAATAGCTAAGCGTAGAGAAAAATGGGTACAGCCTGTATTGAAAGTAACCAAAGGTGTTCTGTACAAATACGCAAAAACTGTTTCGGACGCGTCCGAAGGTTGTGTTACAGATCAGTAATACAACAGGAAGATCGAATAATCAACAACTAAAAACTTTTAAACTAATCGAATAAGTAATGAGTACACTTGAAAAAACAGAGAATAAAGCTCCTGCTGCAACACCAAAAGAATCGGTACAGATGTCAGGTTCTCAGGCGGTGCTGGAAGCTTTATTATGTGAAGGTGTTGACACCGTATTCGGATATCCGGGAGGGGCAATTATGCCAATTTATGATGCACTATACGATTATAATGATCGTTTGAAGCACATTTTGGTACGCCACGAACAAGGAGGTATTCACGCCGCTCAAGGTTTTGCACGTACTTCAGGTCGTACAGGTGTGGTATTTGCTACAAGCGGACCGGGTGCAACCAATCTAGTAACAGGTTTGGCTGATGCCATGATTGACAGTAATCCTGTCGTCTGTATTACAGGCCAGGTATTTGCGTCATTACTGGGAACTGACGCATTCCAGGAAACAGATGTCATTAACATTACTGCACCCGTCACTAAGTGGAACTATCAGGTAACAGATGCGACTGAGATTCCTCACGCACTGGCTAAAGCTTTCTATATTGCCAGTACAGGCCGTCCAGGTCCCGTATTGATTGATATTACCAAAAATGCTCAGTTACAATTATTCGATTATGAAGGATATGAAAAATGTAATCATGTCCGCAGCTATCGTCCTGCACCGGAAGTCAGAAACGAATACATCGAAAAAGCAGCTGAATTAATAAACAGTGCAGAGAAACCTTTCGTATTATTCGGACAGGGAGTGATTCTTGGAAAAGCAGAACAGGAATTCAAAACCTTTATCGAAAAAGCAGGTATTCCTTCCGCGGCTACTGTAATGGGATTAAGTGCGTTGGAAACAGACCACCCTTTGCATGTAGGCATGTTGGGAATGCACGGTAACTATGCGCCTAACGTGATGACAAATGAGTGTGATGTCCTGATTGCCATAGGCATGCGCTTTGATGACCGCGTAACCGGACGTCTGGACAAATATGCAAAACAGGCCAAAGTAGTCCATCTGGATATTGATCCTGCCGAAATCGACAAAAATGTACAAACCACGGTGCCGGTATGGGGAGACTGTAAAGTCAGCCTGCCTTTATTAACCGCAAAGATTCAGGAAACAAAACGTCATGATGAATGGTTGCAAAAATTCAGACAACTGGAGCAGGAAGAAATAAAAGAAGTCATTCAAAATGAATTACATCCGACAACAGATGTAATGACAATGGGTGAAGTGATAAATATCCTTAACGAATTGACAGGAGGTGATGCCATTATCACAACAGATGTAGGCCAGCACCAGATGGTAGCCTGCCGATATGCCAAATTCAACAATTCAAAGTCGAGTGTGACATCAGGCGGATTAGGAACAATGGGATTCGGACTGCCTGCAGCAATAGGCGCATGGTATGGTGCCCCTGAAAAGACTGTGGTCGCTATTATAGGAGACGGAGGTTTCCAGATGACTCTACAGGAATTGGGTACCATCATGCAATTCGGAGCCAAAGTGAAGATTATGATCTTGAATAATGAGTTCCTGGGAATGGTAAGACAATGGCAACAGCTGTTCCACGATAAACGCTACTCTTTTGTCAATATCACCAGCCCTGATTTTGTGGCAGTAGCAAAAGGATATTATATCGACGGGCAAAAGATTTCCGAACGAAAAGATCTGCGTCAGGCTCTTGAAACAATGCTTAATCATGATGGAGCATACCTATTAGAAGTAATGGTGGGAAAAGAAAACAACGTATTCCCAATGGTTGCACAAGGAACATCAGTTTCCGAAATTCGATTGAAATAAAATGGAAAAACAAGAATTTACCATCACCTTATACACAGAAAATTCTATCGGTCTTATCGGTAGAATTTCGACCATCTTTTCGAGAAGAAAAATCAATATCGAAAGCCTTAACACTTCTCCTTCAGAAGTAGAAGGTATTCACCGGTTTACAATCGTCATTACAGAAACAGAAGAAGTATTACGCAAATTATGCCGTCAACTGGAAAAACAGGTAGATGTCTTAAAGGCATACTATAATACTAATGATGAAGTGATCTGGCAGGAACAGGCTCTTTATAAAGTACCGACAGATATCGTTGCTGAAAAAGCACCAGTCGAGAGGCTGCTCAGACAGTACGGTGCTTCTGCTGTGGTTATCCGAAATGATTATACAGTATTCGAGACAGCAGGTCACCGTGAAGAAATTGACAAATTAACGGAAGAGCTTACCAAATACGGTTTGATCGAGTTTGTACGGGGAGCCCGCATTGCAATTATTAAAGATAGTGCAGGATTCCACTCCAAACTATTACAATTCGAAAAGAAACAGCCTTCTGAAGAAATCGTGGAGAACGAATATCTGGATCAGAGAGACAACGTATTTACTATGTAATCATGATAGCACATACTTTTCACTATATCATTCAGACCCGTAAGCTATTTTTAGCCCTTATTGATTCCCTGACAACCGAAGAACTAAACTTTATTCCTCAGGGATTCAATAATAATATCATCTGGAACTTTGGTCACATCGTAGTCAGCACACAATCCCTATGCTATGTCAGAACCGGGATACTGCCTGACGCTTCTTCTATAGCATACAATGAGGATTACAAAAAAGATACAAAACCTACGCATCCTGTATCCAAAGAAGAAATCGAAGCGTTAAAACTGTATGCCTTGGAAACCATTTCCAAACTGGAAAAAGATTACCATGATGGTGTATTTTCCAGTATACAACCTTTCTCGACAAGTACATATGGCACCGAAATGAGTACAATAGAAGAAGTACTGACGGTGACACTTGCACATGACAATCTTCATTGGGGATATGCAATGGCTCAACGCCGAATGATCAAAAATAAGTAAACAACCTAATAACAAAATATTAAAGAATTAAAACAATGGCAAATTATTTCAACACATTACCACTTAGAGAACAATTGAACCAATTGGGCGTAGCCGAATTCATGGACAGCACAGAATTCGCTGATGGTGTAGAGGCTTTAAAAGGTAAAAAATTGGTAATTGTGGGATGTGGTGCTCAAGGTTTAAACCAAGGACTGAATCTGAGAGACAGCGGTTTAGATGTTTCTTACACATTACGTAAAGAAGCAATTGAGCAAAAAAGAGACTCCTGGAAAAATGCAACGGACAATAACTTCACTGTAGGAACTTATGAAGAACTGATCCCTACAGCTGATGTTGTCATTAACCTTACACCAGACAAGCAACATACTTCTGTTATCAAAGCAGTAATGCCATTGATGAAACAAGGAGCAACATTATCTTATTCTCACGGCTTTAACATCGTAGAAGAAGGAACTCAGATCCGTAAAGACATCACTGTTATTATGGTCGCTCCTAAATGCCCGGGATCAGAAGTACGTGCAGAATACCTGAGAGGATTTGGTGTTCCTACATTAATCGCCGTTCACCCGGAAAATGATCCGCAGGGAAAAGGTCTTGCTGAAGCAAAAGCATACTGTGTAGGTACAGGAGGTCACCGTGCCGGAGTATTACGTTCTTCATTTGTTGCAGAAGTAAAATCTGACCTTATGGGTGAGCAAACGATTCTTTGTGGTTTGCTACAGACAGGTTCTATCCTTTCATTCGACAAAATGATCGAAAAAGGCATTGATGCAGGATACGCATCCAAACTGGTACAATATGGAGTAGAAGTCATCACAGAAGCCTTAAAACAAGGTGGTGTTACAGCGATGATGGACAGATTGAGTAACGTGGCTAAGATCAAAGCATTTGATATTGCTGAAGAGTTGAAAACAATCATGCGCCCGTTGTTCCAGAAACATCAGGATGATATTATGTCCGGAGAATTCAGCCGTGTCATGATGGAAGACTGGGCTAACAATGACAAAAATCTATTAGGATGGAGAGCAGCCACAGGTGAAACTGCATTCGAAAAAACACCTGCAGGAGATGTCAAAATCGGAGAGCAGGAGTACTTTGATAATGCTGTATTTATGGTAGCATACATCAAAGCCGGTGTTGAACTGGCCTTTGAAACAATGGTAGAAGCCGGAATCAAACCTGAATCTGCATACTACGAGTCTTTACACGAAACTCCTTTGATCGCTAATACAATTGCACGTAAAAAATTATTCGAAATGAACAGAGTAATCTCTGATACAGCAGAATATGGTTGTTATTTATTCGATCATGCTTGTAAACCATTATTAGCTGATTTCATGAAAACAGTTAATACAGACATTATTGGAAAGAATTACAATGAAGGTAAAGATGGTGCAGTAGACAACAGAGAGCTGATCGCAGTGAACGAAGCGATCCGTACGCACCCTGTAGAAATCGTCGGTGCAGTGCTAAGAAAAGCAATGACGGCGATGAAAACAATTAAAACTGTTTAAATTTTTGTAATTTAGACTATTAAATAAGGGGTGAAATTACAAAATTCGAATTTCACCCCTTATTAAATTGATAAAATTAAAGAGAGAACGAGAAATGTCAAAAACATTAGTAGAAAAGATTTGGGACGCACATGTCGTCAAGCGTGAAGAAGGATTTCCGGATATTCTATACATAGATACCCATTTGATCCACGAGGTTACCTCTCCTCAGGCTTTTGACGGCTTGCGCAAAAGAGGTATTCCTGTCTTTAGGCCACAACAAACGGTAGCTACTGCCGACCACAATGTCCCAACACTCAATCAGCATCTGCCTATACAAGAAGAATTATCCCGCTATCAGGTGGATATGCTATCCAAAAATTGTGCAGAATTTGGAATTCAGCTTTACGGACTGGGACATCCTTTTCAGGGAATCGTCCATGTGATCGGACCGGAACTGGGTATTACCCTTCCGGGCAAGACAATGGTTTGTGGAGATAGTCACACCTCTACGCACGGAGCTTTCGGAGCAATTGCATTTGGTATCGGAACTTCTCAGGTGGAGCAGGTATTTGCAACACAATGTCTGTTACAGCAAAAACCAAAAACGATGAAAATCGAGGTGAACGGAACCTTGCAAAACGGTGTTGGTGCAAAAGATATCATCCTCTACATCATTTCTAAAATCTCTGCTGCAGGTGGAACAGGTTACTTTATCGAGTATGCTGGTTCTGCAATCCGTGAATTAAGCATGGAAGCACGGATGACCATCTGTAACATGAGTATAGAAATGGGAGCACGTGGCGGACTTATAGCCCCGGACCAGACTACTTTTGATTATATAAAAGGTCGTGAATTTGCGCCTAAAGGTGAAGAATGGGACAAATCATTAGCCTACTGGCAGACCTTATACAGCGATGAAGATGCCCAATTCGACAGCGTATTGACCTTCAAAGCAGAAGATATTGCCCCTATGATTACCTACGGTACAAATCCGGGCATGGGTATGGGTATCCGTGAAAGCATTCCTCCTACTACAGCACAGCCGGAAACAGAACAACCTTCATACAAAAAAGCGCTGGAATATATGGGATTTGCAGATGATGCTCCGGTATTAGGCAAACCTGTAGATTATGTATTTATCGGAAGCTGTACCAATTCCCGTATAGAAGACCTGCGTGAAGTAGCGTCATTTGTAAAAGGAAAACAAAAAGCGCAAGGTGTGGAAGTATGGATTGTACCGGGCTCAAAACAAGTAGAAAAACAAGCCATCGAAGAAGGTTTGGATAAAATTTTTGAAGCTGCAGGTTTCCAGTTACGTGAACCGGGATGCAGTGCCTGTCTGGGAATGAATGAAGATAAAATTCCTGCCGGAAAATACTGTGTATCTACCTCCAACCGTAATTTCGAAGGTCGTCAGGGACCGAATGCCCGCACTATGCTCGTATCCCCTCTTACAGCAGCAGCAGCAGCAGTAACAGGAAAAATAAGTGATGTCCGGGAATTAATTTAAGGCTGGAAAATAAAAAACAGATGAAAAAATTTGAAAAACTAAATTCAACGGTAGTTCCTCTGCCTATTGAAAATATCGATACAGACCAGATCATCCCTGCCCGCTTTTTGAAAGCAACGACCAGAGAAGGTTTTGGAAATAACTTATTCCGCGACTGGAGATTCGACAGCGATAATCAGCCAAAAGCAGATTTTGTGATGAATAATCCGACTTATAAAGGAAAAATTCTGGTTGCAGGTAAGAACTTCGGTTGCGGTTCCAGCCGTGAACACGCAGCATGGGCTATACAAGATTATGGATTTGATGTTGTCATCAGTTCATTCTTTGCCGACATTTTCAAAGGAAATGCGCTGAACAATGGGGTACTGCCGATTCAGGTATCCGATGAGTTTCTGGAAACGATTTTTGAAACAGTAACCAAAAATCCGGATACAGAAGTCATTGTAGATCTTGAAAATCAGACCGTCACATTAGTAGAAAACGGAGCACAGACTTCTTTTGAAATTAATCCTTACAAAAAGTCCTGCCTGATCAACGGTTACGATGATATTGACTTTATCCTTAACCAAAAAGAATTGATCGAAAAATACGAATTATCAAAATAATGATGTCAAATCCTGTCGTCCATATTGCCAATTTAACTGTCCAATACCCTAATCAATCGGTATTGCAGCGTTTGAATTGGCAAATTGAACAGGGCGAAAATTGGTTAATAGGAGGAAAAAGCGGATCCGGTAAGACAACCTTAGCATTAGCTATTGCTGATCAGGTACAATTCAGCGGAAATGTCAACATTCATTTTGACAGCGCCAGCCTCCTTCCTGCAAAAACACTATACGTCTCTAACTGGTACCAGTTTACCAATCTAGAAGGAGACCGTAATTTTTACTATCAGCAACGATACAACAAACATCAGGGCAACGATACACTGACCGTATATGCCGAATTTATGCATTACGGAAAACAGGAAAATCTGAATCCTGAAGATCTGGAAGTTTACCTCCGTAAATTTGGTTTTCAAAACCAGAAAAACACACAATTAATCGAATTATCGAGCGGAGAACACAAAAAACTCCAATTGATAAAAGCTCTGTGGCTGCAACCGCAGATATTGATTATAGATCAGCCTTATACTGGTCTGGACAAACAGTCCCGCCATGAACTGAATAATGTATTCAATCAGCTGGCTTCTAAGGGAGTCACGCTGATCCTGATCTCCAACGATGAAGAACATCCGGACTGTATCAATCGTTTCGCCGAAATACAAGAAGGAAAGTTAGAAAGTCGAAGCAGCGCTTCAGAAATCTCCAGAGAGGCTGAACGTATCAGCAAACCTCTACCAGGATTTTTGCAACAACCTCCTAAAGTCACATCAGACATCATGGTAAGCATGCGCAATGTGACCATCCGGTACGACGAAAAAGAAGTTCTCAAAAATATAGATTGGGAAGTCCGCACAGGAGAAAAATGGCTGTTGCAGGGACATAACGGTTCCGGAAAATCAACACTGCTCAGTCTGATCAATGGTGACCACCCGCAGGCCTATGCCAATGATATCACCCTCTTTGGTAAAAAAAGAGGCTCAGGTGAAAGCATCTGGGAAATTAAAGAACACTTAGGGATTATTTCTCCTGAGGTGCATTGGTACTTTGACGCAACCGCAAAAGTATGGCAAAGCATAGCATCCGGATTTTTTGAT
The Sphingobacterium spiritivorum genome window above contains:
- the leuD gene encoding 3-isopropylmalate dehydratase small subunit, whose protein sequence is MKKFEKLNSTVVPLPIENIDTDQIIPARFLKATTREGFGNNLFRDWRFDSDNQPKADFVMNNPTYKGKILVAGKNFGCGSSREHAAWAIQDYGFDVVISSFFADIFKGNALNNGVLPIQVSDEFLETIFETVTKNPDTEVIVDLENQTVTLVENGAQTSFEINPYKKSCLINGYDDIDFILNQKELIEKYELSK
- a CDS encoding branched-chain amino acid transaminase, giving the protein MQYYNNNTLIYLDGDFVKASQAGVDFYGQALHYGYGAFEGLRAYNTHNGTRIFKAEQHFERLQQSCEAINIPYTWNNRELVDKTYELLALNNLREAYIRPLVLSGANMHLTSATDSKILIAAWEWGPYLGQNLLKVCISNIQRPNPKAFPVNSKISGQYINSIMASSEAIKKGFDEALLLDQNGFVVQASSENLFIEKDFRIYTAPQQDAFPGITRQTVINICKNLNFEIIEKSLTVEEVYAADSAFLCGTAAEIIGIRQVDHIEYKEDWEHTIGASIQRRYKNLVLENENYEVII
- the leuC gene encoding 3-isopropylmalate dehydratase large subunit; protein product: MSKTLVEKIWDAHVVKREEGFPDILYIDTHLIHEVTSPQAFDGLRKRGIPVFRPQQTVATADHNVPTLNQHLPIQEELSRYQVDMLSKNCAEFGIQLYGLGHPFQGIVHVIGPELGITLPGKTMVCGDSHTSTHGAFGAIAFGIGTSQVEQVFATQCLLQQKPKTMKIEVNGTLQNGVGAKDIILYIISKISAAGGTGYFIEYAGSAIRELSMEARMTICNMSIEMGARGGLIAPDQTTFDYIKGREFAPKGEEWDKSLAYWQTLYSDEDAQFDSVLTFKAEDIAPMITYGTNPGMGMGIRESIPPTTAQPETEQPSYKKALEYMGFADDAPVLGKPVDYVFIGSCTNSRIEDLREVASFVKGKQKAQGVEVWIVPGSKQVEKQAIEEGLDKIFEAAGFQLREPGCSACLGMNEDKIPAGKYCVSTSNRNFEGRQGPNARTMLVSPLTAAAAAVTGKISDVRELI
- the ilvC gene encoding ketol-acid reductoisomerase — protein: MANYFNTLPLREQLNQLGVAEFMDSTEFADGVEALKGKKLVIVGCGAQGLNQGLNLRDSGLDVSYTLRKEAIEQKRDSWKNATDNNFTVGTYEELIPTADVVINLTPDKQHTSVIKAVMPLMKQGATLSYSHGFNIVEEGTQIRKDITVIMVAPKCPGSEVRAEYLRGFGVPTLIAVHPENDPQGKGLAEAKAYCVGTGGHRAGVLRSSFVAEVKSDLMGEQTILCGLLQTGSILSFDKMIEKGIDAGYASKLVQYGVEVITEALKQGGVTAMMDRLSNVAKIKAFDIAEELKTIMRPLFQKHQDDIMSGEFSRVMMEDWANNDKNLLGWRAATGETAFEKTPAGDVKIGEQEYFDNAVFMVAYIKAGVELAFETMVEAGIKPESAYYESLHETPLIANTIARKKLFEMNRVISDTAEYGCYLFDHACKPLLADFMKTVNTDIIGKNYNEGKDGAVDNRELIAVNEAIRTHPVEIVGAVLRKAMTAMKTIKTV
- the atpC gene encoding ATP synthase F1 subunit epsilon, which translates into the protein MKLTIITPDKLAYEGDVTAVTVPGSAGSFQILKNHAPIVSTLEDGPVIIKAGNNEEVLNIKGGVIEVKNNVIIVLAEGIIQE
- the ilvD gene encoding dihydroxy-acid dehydratase, which produces MKSSSNGENQMNKYSRTFTQDETQPAAKAMLYGIGLTDADMDKAQVGIASMGYDGNTCNMHLNDLAQVVKKGVWESELVGLTFGTIGVSDGMSNGTEGMRYSLVSRDVIADSIETICGGQYYDGLIAIPGCDKNMPGAVIAMGRLNRPSIMVYGGTIAPGHYKGEELNIVSAFEALGQKICGNLSDEDYEGIIKHTCPGAGACGGMYTANTMASAIEALGMSLPYSSSNPAVSSDKKEECLQAGKYIRTLLEKDIKPSDIMTRKAFENALRAIVILGGSTNAVLHFIAIGKAVGVDITQDDFQRMSDETPVLADFKPSGKYLMQDLHQYGGTPAVLKYLLDEGLLHGDCLTVTGKTLAENLADVKSIMDYDQKIIQPLSNPIKPSGHLQILYGNLAEKGSVAKISGKEGEKFTGPARVFDGEQNLIRGIQDGTVKKGDVVVIINEGPVGAPGMPEMLKPTSAIIGAGLGKSVALITDGRFSGGTHGFVVGHITPESYQGGLIGLVENDDIIEIDAVNNTINLKVDDATIAKRREKWVQPVLKVTKGVLYKYAKTVSDASEGCVTDQ
- a CDS encoding ATP-binding cassette domain-containing protein codes for the protein MMSNPVVHIANLTVQYPNQSVLQRLNWQIEQGENWLIGGKSGSGKTTLALAIADQVQFSGNVNIHFDSASLLPAKTLYVSNWYQFTNLEGDRNFYYQQRYNKHQGNDTLTVYAEFMHYGKQENLNPEDLEVYLRKFGFQNQKNTQLIELSSGEHKKLQLIKALWLQPQILIIDQPYTGLDKQSRHELNNVFNQLASKGVTLILISNDEEHPDCINRFAEIQEGKLESRSSASEISREAERISKPLPGFLQQPPKVTSDIMVSMRNVTIRYDEKEVLKNIDWEVRTGEKWLLQGHNGSGKSTLLSLINGDHPQAYANDITLFGKKRGSGESIWEIKEHLGIISPEVHWYFDATAKVWQSIASGFFDSVGLFRDLSFEKQRKVDEILAFFDLKEYKNQLLSTLPLGKQRLVLLARTIIKNPELLILDEPCQGLDYEQTKQFNAIVDELCSHGNTLIYVGHFETQLPSCIDNRIILENGKVKAVETALENA
- the ilvN gene encoding acetolactate synthase small subunit; translated protein: MEKQEFTITLYTENSIGLIGRISTIFSRRKINIESLNTSPSEVEGIHRFTIVITETEEVLRKLCRQLEKQVDVLKAYYNTNDEVIWQEQALYKVPTDIVAEKAPVERLLRQYGASAVVIRNDYTVFETAGHREEIDKLTEELTKYGLIEFVRGARIAIIKDSAGFHSKLLQFEKKQPSEEIVENEYLDQRDNVFTM
- a CDS encoding DinB family protein, with translation MIAHTFHYIIQTRKLFLALIDSLTTEELNFIPQGFNNNIIWNFGHIVVSTQSLCYVRTGILPDASSIAYNEDYKKDTKPTHPVSKEEIEALKLYALETISKLEKDYHDGVFSSIQPFSTSTYGTEMSTIEEVLTVTLAHDNLHWGYAMAQRRMIKNK
- the ilvB gene encoding biosynthetic-type acetolactate synthase large subunit codes for the protein MSTLEKTENKAPAATPKESVQMSGSQAVLEALLCEGVDTVFGYPGGAIMPIYDALYDYNDRLKHILVRHEQGGIHAAQGFARTSGRTGVVFATSGPGATNLVTGLADAMIDSNPVVCITGQVFASLLGTDAFQETDVINITAPVTKWNYQVTDATEIPHALAKAFYIASTGRPGPVLIDITKNAQLQLFDYEGYEKCNHVRSYRPAPEVRNEYIEKAAELINSAEKPFVLFGQGVILGKAEQEFKTFIEKAGIPSAATVMGLSALETDHPLHVGMLGMHGNYAPNVMTNECDVLIAIGMRFDDRVTGRLDKYAKQAKVVHLDIDPAEIDKNVQTTVPVWGDCKVSLPLLTAKIQETKRHDEWLQKFRQLEQEEIKEVIQNELHPTTDVMTMGEVINILNELTGGDAIITTDVGQHQMVACRYAKFNNSKSSVTSGGLGTMGFGLPAAIGAWYGAPEKTVVAIIGDGGFQMTLQELGTIMQFGAKVKIMILNNEFLGMVRQWQQLFHDKRYSFVNITSPDFVAVAKGYYIDGQKISERKDLRQALETMLNHDGAYLLEVMVGKENNVFPMVAQGTSVSEIRLK